One window of the Bombus affinis isolate iyBomAffi1 chromosome 10, iyBomAffi1.2, whole genome shotgun sequence genome contains the following:
- the LOC126921274 gene encoding uncharacterized protein LOC126921274: TERPKAETTWKDGTRGEWQGRQIIRSTNNSMVTRSKGLRCGSKTYTGWMQYFLLASVGLFQGRFRCSTRFQPRF; the protein is encoded by the exons ACCGAAAGACCAAAAGCAGAAACCACGTGGAAAGACGGCACTCGTGGCGAATGGCAGGGGAGGCAGATCATACGCTCGACAAACAATTCCATGGTTACAAGGTCAAAGGGACTGCGCTGTGGCTCGAAAACCTA CACAGGGTGGATGCAATATTTTC TACTGGCCTCTGTCGGGCTGTTTCAAGGCAGATTTCGTTGTTCCACGCGATTTCAACCGCGCTTTTAA